The genomic stretch CAGCCCGTCCCGCGCGGTGAAAATTTACGGCAGCGGGATAAATCCCCCGTTTCCGGCCGATGAGCTCAGGGAAGGACTCGACATGGGCATGGATGTGTTCAAACTCAAGCTCGGATACGGTGACGACGCCGACAAAGCAAACATTGCGGAGCTGAAGAAACTGCTCGGCCCCGGTATCCGGATTTCGGTGGATGTAAACCGGAGCTGGAGCTTCGACACGACCATGGAATGGATGGATTACTTTCGGGACAACGATATCGCCTGGCTCGAGGAGCCGCTCGACATGGTCGATCAGCACCGCTATCCCGAACTGTTCGAGCGGAGCTCCGTTCCCGTGGCGGCGGGCGAAAACTTCCTCATTCCGCCCGGCACGGATTTCCGAAAGGAGAACGAGTGGGGGCTCTCGCTCAACGAGACAGGCCTGGCGCTCAATATAATCCAGCCATCGGTGGTCAAGAACTGCTGCTTCTCTGATGCGGTTCGCTTCATGCAGTTAATCGAGGAGCGTGGCGCGAAACTGTATCCCCATTTTCTCGGCTCGGCGCCCGGGATGGCGGCATCCGCTCAGCTTGCCTCTCTGACGAAGTATCCGCACCTCGAATGGGACATCAATCCCAATCCCATGAGGACGTCGTTTTTCACGGAGCCGTTCAGGGGCGACAACGGGTATCTGGCTCTCAGTGATGCGCCGGGTATCGGCTGGGAAATACGGCCGGAGATTCTCGAAACATGGACTGTCGAGCATGTCCGGGTAAAAGAATGACGATCCTTGT from bacterium encodes the following:
- a CDS encoding mandelate racemase/muconate lactonizing enzyme family protein; this translates as MHITDAQAFHLKAPLVTPYKTTFGAMTHRQAVIVLLTDEDGTTGTGETYINFPVWAPFGRMASYREAFFPDIAGREIDDIPRFVQGLWKKNYRAAMQGHSLGATIQALAAISTALWDIRARKKGVPLRSLFSDSPSRAVKIYGSGINPPFPADELREGLDMGMDVFKLKLGYGDDADKANIAELKKLLGPGIRISVDVNRSWSFDTTMEWMDYFRDNDIAWLEEPLDMVDQHRYPELFERSSVPVAAGENFLIPPGTDFRKENEWGLSLNETGLALNIIQPSVVKNCCFSDAVRFMQLIEERGAKLYPHFLGSAPGMAASAQLASLTKYPHLEWDINPNPMRTSFFTEPFRGDNGYLALSDAPGIGWEIRPEILETWTVEHVRVKE